A genomic region of Candidatus Paceibacterota bacterium contains the following coding sequences:
- a CDS encoding polysaccharide pyruvyl transferase family protein, which produces MEKIVNIYRKNTSNTGDKFGTPTKYFDFLKDVKTLDITELPIDKFVKEIEGKIIIFGGGGFIAQDYFKDYMKALLGAKTKLLIGWALGHNVHGGCDILYDEYKNSNEFDLLGVRDSTNYLEWVPCPSCMHSIFDKEFEIKNKVVIYEHKNFPMRNLDMDFPKMKNGDSFEEIISFLGSAELVITNSYHGAYWATLLKRRVIVMQPFSTKFFGFRHPLIVANNFDIKDIKNVPTYPNALKEAREANLKFAEGVSKKIKEI; this is translated from the coding sequence ATGGAAAAAATAGTAAACATCTATCGTAAAAACACATCTAATACAGGTGATAAATTTGGCACACCTACAAAATACTTTGATTTTTTGAAAGATGTTAAAACTTTAGATATTACTGAGTTGCCTATAGACAAATTTGTCAAAGAAATTGAAGGTAAGATTATTATATTTGGCGGAGGTGGTTTTATCGCCCAGGATTATTTCAAAGATTATATGAAAGCACTACTTGGAGCTAAGACCAAATTACTTATAGGGTGGGCACTTGGTCATAATGTTCATGGCGGATGTGATATATTATACGACGAATATAAAAATTCTAATGAGTTCGATTTGCTTGGGGTAAGAGATAGCACAAATTATCTCGAGTGGGTTCCTTGCCCAAGTTGTATGCACAGCATATTTGATAAAGAATTCGAAATCAAAAATAAGGTTGTGATCTATGAACACAAAAATTTTCCAATGAGGAATTTGGACATGGACTTTCCTAAAATGAAGAATGGCGATTCTTTTGAAGAGATAATAAGTTTTCTTGGAAGTGCTGAATTAGTTATTACTAATAGTTATCATGGGGCTTATTGGGCGACATTATTAAAGAGAAGAGTAATTGTGATGCAACCCTTTTCTACTAAATTTTTTGGGTTTCGTCATCCTTTAATAGTTGCTAATAATTTTGATATTAAGGACATTAAAAATGTACCGACTTATCCAAATGCACTTAAGGAAGCAAGGGAGGCGAATTTAAAATTTGCAGAGGGTGTTTCTAAAAAAATAAAAGAGATATAG
- a CDS encoding HD domain-containing protein — protein sequence MDTKQTQADNNKIELAKKYASEKFAETGKKNHYLDVFAILQNEFNVPEQDVLIAGLLHDTLEDTSATYKEIEETFSKQIADLVQEVSHPKNYTQEQKIKYYEDIKKISDGAKLIKMADFTSHLRNFAKVYERGEQHLHPKFVNNDKYIASIRDFLASCKESTGKNVVYDLTNKLEALL from the coding sequence ATGGACACAAAACAAACACAGGCAGATAATAATAAAATTGAATTAGCAAAAAAATATGCTTCAGAAAAATTTGCAGAAACTGGGAAAAAGAATCATTATCTTGATGTTTTTGCAATACTACAAAACGAATTTAATGTGCCTGAACAAGATGTTTTGATTGCGGGACTCCTTCATGACACTCTGGAGGACACTTCGGCCACATATAAAGAAATAGAAGAAACTTTTTCAAAACAGATTGCAGATTTAGTACAAGAAGTATCTCATCCAAAGAATTATACTCAGGAACAGAAAATAAAATACTATGAAGATATAAAGAAAATATCAGATGGGGCCAAACTAATCAAAATGGCCGATTTTACATCACACCTCAGAAATTTTGCTAAGGTATATGAAAGAGGAGAACAGCATCTCCATCCTAAATTCGTTAATAATGATAAATATATTGCAAGCATACGAGATTTTTTGGCTAGTTGTAAGGAATCAACCGGAAAAAATGTGGTTTATGATTTAACGAACAAACTGGAGGCTTTACTATAG
- a CDS encoding glycosyltransferase, translating to MQQENLITVIIPTYKHEERLTDLVDLVCSLSTTSNIKYIREIIIVDNGNSLSVDSGTLKLRNYNKVKIIEEKRVGLNYARNTGITEAVADIISFLDDDVIVSEHWAKNIVCGYSEQDILCVGGPVFVKDKETKKWPVWFSNYFLRFLLPPNFPRQAGHLYAPYFIIGANMSFKRETFKRFGMFDPDLDRKGGNLLSNGDTEFLIRIPQSMVWYEPQAEVWSKIKEKRLTRIFMTRRLFWQGISDYIMVKKRGLENFYDKKEVYLTIYFFKELTQAITKLNFFEAFCRFIRLFGYKYAFIYIKKKER from the coding sequence ATGCAACAAGAAAATTTAATAACTGTAATCATTCCTACATATAAGCATGAAGAAAGATTAACCGATCTCGTAGATTTAGTGTGTTCTTTATCAACGACTTCTAACATAAAATATATTAGGGAAATCATTATAGTAGATAATGGAAATTCTCTTTCTGTGGATTCAGGCACTTTAAAACTTAGAAACTATAATAAGGTCAAAATAATAGAAGAAAAAAGGGTTGGTTTGAATTATGCCAGGAATACGGGAATTACTGAAGCGGTGGCAGATATAATTTCGTTCCTAGACGATGATGTCATTGTGTCTGAACATTGGGCTAAAAACATTGTGTGTGGTTATAGTGAACAGGATATACTTTGTGTTGGCGGTCCAGTTTTTGTTAAAGATAAAGAGACAAAAAAATGGCCTGTTTGGTTTTCAAATTACTTTCTTCGATTCCTTTTACCTCCTAATTTCCCCAGACAAGCAGGACATCTTTATGCACCTTATTTTATAATAGGTGCAAATATGTCATTTAAAAGAGAGACATTTAAAAGATTTGGTATGTTTGATCCAGACTTAGATAGAAAGGGTGGTAATCTATTGTCTAATGGTGACACAGAATTTTTGATTAGAATTCCGCAAAGTATGGTTTGGTATGAGCCACAAGCAGAGGTCTGGTCGAAAATTAAAGAGAAGAGACTAACAAGAATATTTATGACTCGCAGATTATTTTGGCAAGGGATATCTGATTATATTATGGTAAAAAAAAGAGGTTTAGAGAATTTTTATGATAAAAAAGAGGTTTATCTTACGATTTATTTTTTTAAAGAATTGACTCAAGCCATTACCAAACTGAATTTTTTTGAGGCTTTCTGTAGATTTATTAGATTATTCGGTTATAAATACGCCTTTATATATATAAAGAAAAAAGAGAGGTAG